DNA from Variovorax sp. PBL-H6:
GCATGCTGGTCTCGACACTCGCCTGCGAGTGGGGACCTCGGGCCTTGCGAATCAATGCGCTGGAAGTACCGAGGGAGGTGGACCCAGCGGCATTGCACCCATTGCTGCGCTTCGTCTGCGGATCTGCTGCCCAGTACCTCACGGGGCAAACCATTGCTTGCCGTGGCGCCGTGCCACAGGAGTCGCCATGAAAACACCAGCCGGCCCGGCCGACGACGCGCGCGAGCAGATCAAGCAGTCCTTCATCGCGGAGCGAGGCTACTGGCGCCCCTGGACCGAGACCATGCTGCAGGTGTGCCCCGCCTTCGTGCAGCAATACGCTCGCTATGCCGGCTATCCCGCGCGCACCGGGCCGCTGACGGAGCGCATGGTGGAGCTCATCTATGTGGCGCTCGATTCCTCTTCTTCCCATCTATTCGAGCCCGGCTTGCACACCCACATGAAGCGGGCGCTCGAAGCAGGTGCTACCCAGGCAGACATTTTCGATGTGCTGCACCTTGTTGCCGTGCAAGGTGTTGCCAGCGTGTGCCAGGCGACCGACATCCTGGCCGAGTTCACTGACTTGAGCGCAATGGCGTCGGTCGACGAGGCACTCCAGATTCGCATCGACCGGCTCGGTCCCGAGCACGCGCTGGCACTGACCTCTGTCGCGCGGCTCGACCCGGGCTATGCCGAGATGCTTCTCGACTTTGTCGAGCAAGGCCGTCCCGGCGATGGCCTCACCCCGGCGGAGCGCAGCCTGGTCCAGCTGGCATTGCACGCGTGCTTTACAGCTTTCAATCCGCAGGCGATACGGCAGATCGTCGCCACGGCGCTGTCGCAAGAGCTGACACCGGCCGAGCTGCTGCAGGCCATCCAGTTGGGGGCGCACCTGGCGGTCCATGGGACTGCGCTCGGCACGAATGTGTTCCGGCAAGTTCAAGGCTTTGGGTAACGCACCAGCGTGTGGGTGGCGCATGGGCAGTGAGCACATGGGCCAACTGGCATCGGACGCAAGCGCCCTGGCAATCTAGACCTCGCTTGATTGACACTGGCAGCTCGCGCACCCTAGACTGCTAACGCTTTCGTGCTAGCCGACCTTGGCCGCGGGGGACTGGCGAGTGTCGGGCGTATCCACCGTTCAATAAGCAGCATGAAACGGAGGAAGAGTCCATGAACTTGGGTGACCTTTCGCGACCGGGCGTCTTGCGCCGGTGGTGGCGCGTGGTCTGGGTCGCGCTCCTGGTCGCATCAAGCGGTGCGTACGGCGGCCCGGAGGCGGATGTGTTTTCCCGTCCTACGGATTTCGTGGGCACCTACGATCCGAGGCCCGGCCCGACGTGGACAGGCCTGCAGTCGACCTACAGCGGTACGGTGGTCGTCACCATGATCGATCGGGAGATCGTGAAAAAGATGCTTCCCGATGGACTGTCTCTTGCGAGGCTCAAGCCATCGGTCACCGGCGCCGCCGCGTCCAAGCACCCTGTCGTGCACCTGATCGGGGACCAGCGCGAGCCTTCCACCCTGTTCTGGGGCTATCCGACGCAAGTGGGAACCGGGTACGAAGAGATGATCCTTCTCATCCCTTTCGTCGTGCGGGGGCCGCTCGGCGACAGGTGGCACAACTACGTGCCGCGGATGTACCTCAACAATCAGACCGCGGTCGACGGCGGGAACGAGTTCTTCGGCTACGCCAAGGAGCTCGCGAACCTGGGCCGGACGGAAAACCCGGGCGCGACGACGCACACGGTGTCCAGCCCCGACCTCGCGACGACCTGGTTCGTGGATGACATCGATACCCCGGCACAGTGGGGTTCGATGCCGGGCGTGGCCTCCACGCTTGCGCGATGGAACGACATCCGCAGCATCCTGGAGATGCCGTTCCTCGGCCTGCGCCCGGCGGACGTACTCGCGCCGGCGGGCATCAAGCGCAGCGCCTTGCTGATCTGTTCCTACTGGGAACTGAGCTACTCCAACGCGATGCTTGCCCCGACCAAGAGCAGGCACCGAATCGTGACGAAGTTCCGCGACGGCATGGAGGACTGGGTGGCCCTGGGCACGCTTTCGAGCGCCCAGGGCGGCGCGGTTTCCATGCGCGACGTTCGCTGGCGGCTTGCCATGCCGCCGCAAGGCTGCTGACACGGCGCGGCAAGAGATCTGGAGTGGAGCAGCCATGCACGAACCAAGTCCCCGCATCACAGATCCTGGTCGAGATGCAGACCTGGCTGCTCCGGACGCAGAGCTTCGCCTGGCCACCGCGGTCAAGTGCGACATCGTGGGATCGACGCAGATCTGGGCCGGACTCGACCCGTCCGACGGACTCGCACTCGCGCGGGCCTTCAGGAAGTCGGTCAACCAGGTCGTCAGCCAGCATGGGGGCTATGTGGAACGCTGGGAAGGCGACGGTGCGCTGATTCTCTTCGGCTATCCGCACGCGCGCGAGGATGCACCGGAAGCTGCGGTGCGCGCAGGCCTGGCCCTCTTGCAATCCGTGCGCGCGATTCATTCCGGCAGCGCCGTCCTCGAGCTTCGCATCGGCATTGCTTCGGGGGCCATCGCTGTCGATCTCATCGAGAGGTCGCTCGAAGGCGTGCCGCTCAACGTGGCAGAGAGGCTCAAGACCATCGCTGAACCGAACCAGGTCGTGATCGACGAAAGTACGCGACGGCTCGCCAAGAGCTTCTTCGACTACAGGGACCTTGGGGTGCGGCCCGCCAAGGGGTTCGAGAACGGCCTGCAAGCATGGCAGGTCGTGGCCGAAACGGCTGTCGTTTCCCGCTTCGAGGCGCAGCGCTTCGACGTGTCCGGCGGCGAGATCATCGGCCGGGGGGAGGAACTGGCAAGACTGGCCCGGGCATGGGCCGAATCGCGCGCCGGCACAGGGCATGTGGTGTCGATCCTTGGCGACGCTGGCATGGGCAAGTCACGTCTGGCGAGAGCCGTATTCGACTGGGCACTTCGCGACAACGCAGCGCGCGTGGAGATCGATTGCACGCCGAGCACTCGAAACAGCCCCCTGTTTCCCGTAGGCGTCTGGTTCCGCCGGGCGGCGGGCATGACGGATCCTTCGACTCCTCCCGGCCGGAAATCGGAGCTCGCCCGGCAGTTCATCGGTAGCCTGCTCCAGGCGGACGAGACCACGGAAGCAATGGACGTCCTGGCACCGGTGTTGGGACTGGCCACGTCGTCCGACCCGGCCGCGCAGGCGCCGGACACCCTGCGCGAGATGACGATCTCATCCGTCGTAAAGGTGTTGCGTGCCCATACCGCACGCGGGCCGCTGCTGCTGCTTTGCGAGGATCTGCACTGGGCCGACGACACGACAGCCACGGCGGTCCAGCGGCTTGCAAGGGAAGTGAGCTCGATGCGTGTGCTGCTCATCGTCACTTCGCGCTCCAAGCCCGAGTTCCCGCTTGGGAGCGATGGGAATAGTTGCGACGAGATTGCCCTGGGTCCTCTTTCGCAGGCCGATGCAGTCGATCTGGTCCGTTCGGTCGCCAGGGGCGGAGCGCTTACCGGCACCCTGGTCAGCGATATCGTGCGCCGCTGCGAAGGAGTGCCGCTGATTCTCGAAGAGGTCACGCGGGGTGTTCTGGAGTCTTCCTCGCGCGCGGATGCACTTGCCACCGGCGCGTCGATGCGCGGGCCGGTGCCGGCGCCGCTGCAGCTCGTGGTGGAGTCCCGCCTGGAGCGTTGGCAGCAACACAAGGCAGTTGTTCAAGCCGCTTCCGTGCTCGGGCGCGAATTTTCCGTCAGCCTGCTGGAGCAGATGGTGCCGAGTCAGGCAGGAGGTGTGTCGCAGGTTATCCAGCTGCTTGCGGAACATGGCTTGTTCCTGCCCCCTGGCGATGCTTCCGTGGACCGTGCGCGCTTCTCGCACACCATGATTCGTGATGCGGTCTACCAGACCCTGCTGCGGGACGACCGGCGCCAACTCCATTCGCGGGTGGCCGACAAGATGAGGTCGATCCATTCGGCAAGCCTGGACGCGTCCTCGGACGAACTGGCGCAGCACTTGTGCGAGGCCGCCCGCTAC
Protein-coding regions in this window:
- a CDS encoding ATP-binding protein: MHEPSPRITDPGRDADLAAPDAELRLATAVKCDIVGSTQIWAGLDPSDGLALARAFRKSVNQVVSQHGGYVERWEGDGALILFGYPHAREDAPEAAVRAGLALLQSVRAIHSGSAVLELRIGIASGAIAVDLIERSLEGVPLNVAERLKTIAEPNQVVIDESTRRLAKSFFDYRDLGVRPAKGFENGLQAWQVVAETAVVSRFEAQRFDVSGGEIIGRGEELARLARAWAESRAGTGHVVSILGDAGMGKSRLARAVFDWALRDNAARVEIDCTPSTRNSPLFPVGVWFRRAAGMTDPSTPPGRKSELARQFIGSLLQADETTEAMDVLAPVLGLATSSDPAAQAPDTLREMTISSVVKVLRAHTARGPLLLLCEDLHWADDTTATAVQRLAREVSSMRVLLIVTSRSKPEFPLGSDGNSCDEIALGPLSQADAVDLVRSVARGGALTGTLVSDIVRRCEGVPLILEEVTRGVLESSSRADALATGASMRGPVPAPLQLVVESRLERWQQHKAVVQAASVLGREFSVSLLEQMVPSQAGGVSQVIQLLAEHGLFLPPGDASVDRARFSHTMIRDAVYQTLLRDDRRQLHSRVADKMRSIHSASLDASSDELAQHLCEAARYEESIQVHLAASEDTVRRGAYVEAEGHCEAALKIIDEVKDAARHRELQFNLLIQKGVALTGRHGYSAPQVESVYRSAHEACGETVQAEMLFPILRGRTAFNLVSGKLAAGYDLSLQSMALAEQSGRPEFRIDAMSVHCYATLYYRSLEECRSWIKRCLALYQEAGGENLSYPVPNDPATAALAILPTVEWLLGDSAAAEAAIRQGLQHVDRPDHDFDKAYMHAWIAGVRLTQRRHAQSREAAQKAVEISQRHGFEEWFVTGFLIDRLAQAAMAPAPDALKEAYDTCMALATKGVGLNASWYLWGLARGFKVAGQDAHAAQLIEQAFLRAEASEETRMNAELLISKAELTHDVVAAAELLRKALELADTQGSIANALRAAAALVVRVGADPAAVELGQSTLQLLDGQDDYPAQDRWMAERLATLRQALATESIQV
- a CDS encoding acetoacetate decarboxylase family protein, which produces MNLGDLSRPGVLRRWWRVVWVALLVASSGAYGGPEADVFSRPTDFVGTYDPRPGPTWTGLQSTYSGTVVVTMIDREIVKKMLPDGLSLARLKPSVTGAAASKHPVVHLIGDQREPSTLFWGYPTQVGTGYEEMILLIPFVVRGPLGDRWHNYVPRMYLNNQTAVDGGNEFFGYAKELANLGRTENPGATTHTVSSPDLATTWFVDDIDTPAQWGSMPGVASTLARWNDIRSILEMPFLGLRPADVLAPAGIKRSALLICSYWELSYSNAMLAPTKSRHRIVTKFRDGMEDWVALGTLSSAQGGAVSMRDVRWRLAMPPQGC
- a CDS encoding carboxymuconolactone decarboxylase family protein, with the protein product MKTPAGPADDAREQIKQSFIAERGYWRPWTETMLQVCPAFVQQYARYAGYPARTGPLTERMVELIYVALDSSSSHLFEPGLHTHMKRALEAGATQADIFDVLHLVAVQGVASVCQATDILAEFTDLSAMASVDEALQIRIDRLGPEHALALTSVARLDPGYAEMLLDFVEQGRPGDGLTPAERSLVQLALHACFTAFNPQAIRQIVATALSQELTPAELLQAIQLGAHLAVHGTALGTNVFRQVQGFG